One Glycine max cultivar Williams 82 chromosome 4, Glycine_max_v4.0, whole genome shotgun sequence DNA segment encodes these proteins:
- the LOC100817868 gene encoding uncharacterized protein encodes MEAVLTPHATAQKQPFAPNKNIRMKTPKKNGRGNFICANNRSENFDTYAGLLNPPSRAMSFSYSHPLSASSLFTHHCAQQPPLLPLPHVVSPTYGSGQGLVVVVNKNKNRSRDMSLTPKKSKPTKREEAKKRSVTQSDNRWGPDPKDLPKVVLGMGNNHHDVVSGAVFNLAPPPSSLPLPKFSLRSKLGCNAETAAGGVDDGATNNLRRLLRLR; translated from the coding sequence ATGGAAGCTGTTTTGACGCCTCACGCGACGGCACAAAAACAACCGTTTGCTCCTAACAAGAACATCAGAATGAAAACCCCGAAGAAAAACGGACGAGGTAATTTCATTTGTGCTAATAACCGGTCTGAGAATTTTGACACGTATGCAGGTCTCTTGAATCCTCCTTCACGCGCCATGTCCTTCTCCTACTCTCACCCGCTCTCAGCTTCTTCACTCTTCACTCATCACTGTGCTCAACAACCACCTCTGCTTCCTCTGCCCCACGTTGTTTCGCCAACTTATGGTAGCGGACAAggccttgttgttgttgttaataaaaacaaaaacaggagCAGAGACATGTCTCTGACACCTAAGAAATCGAAACCAACGAAGCGAGAGGAAGCGAAGAAGAGATCGGTGACACAATCTGATAACCGCTGGGGACCTGATCCCAAAGACCTTCCCAAAGTGGTGCTAGGGATGGGAAACAACCACCACGACGTCGTTTCGGGGGCGGTTTTCAATCTGGCTCCGCCACCCAGTAGTTTGCCGCTGCCAAAGTTCTCTTTGAGATCCAAACTCGGTTGCAACGCCGAAACCGCCGCTGGTGGCGTTGATGACGGAGCAACCAACAATCTCCGGCGACTTCTGCGCCTCCGGTGA
- the LOC102669997 gene encoding uncharacterized protein, which translates to MTLEDFFTLSEMKDGLTAPSRVQELVSVMQKEKDSEVKNAADVTRQWAAVASTIAATENKDCLDLFIQLDGLCFINRWLKDAQDFGVDANDSFVEESITAMLRAVEKLHIDSEKSMSSGIRITVSNLLGHHSARVQDRARTLFDSWKGVGNGDTESHDVELAKVDNSSDKIVREETQPSAANEAGNDNDPASGLIGSEKSLLKSSDNLPVHSSDNVLQLSASVECIDIKVGSENHVAGVPSSAQEVAPAHEGLPICTTGETTSAGTCNFPIPNQSSFEGQSDVVQLSDLAKVEKQEQNINDPPEKLGAPEICSVSSNKPESEPVSMVACEAKAPESVKNPALEQNVEHNEDDVCRNLTNSASMRTPASDRSGEDDVTSITQVFKATENDNDCCSNALQGASVSDSNLGKTEVLDVSVFGTEYVTASKEGKGHEEDTSIGSDSSKPGIDFRSSNIIDKRGSDNELDCGIVDALEFARKIAQEVNREVSCSSEKVSEHRIRQPCSPDSVRKEDELTPVPPKEVSSRQSHATEACSMEGHVSILDNNEAEPECRPYVVSLEVTEKAQDSGGNSEKRLCGFDLNEVGADDMDVSVNTMSTPIPVVSASRPAPTPGLTGAPLQFEGTLGWKGSAATSAFRPASPRKNCDNDRNLSVDMNFDTSKQRQDWLDFDLNVAEGEEGNVKPTAESSGRPSGQSSFEFSPKKSSRLEFDLNSTGDDGDTQPSDQRMEGQLFLGRNGCWSPSPASSSSSMQPSVRNIDLNDRPCLQTDLVDQGPIKSAHLINAFGSKSSNAPVISLLGAKVEVGKKECVPQRLSLQNGKATEPAIELTMSRAGSVLGMTPTVPFNHSSVFGYNGVASASVTPAMSFSSAMYGSGGTIPYMVDSRGAPVVPQVGGSSSTVLSSYSQPPIFMNMAGTQLGLNGFGPSRPNFDLNSSFMIEGGNRDTLAARQFFFPVQGRAVEEQVRSMPQPSSSGVSGKRKEPDSGLEPYPFIYKNPQPPWK; encoded by the coding sequence ATGACTCTTGAAGATTTCTTTACCTTGTCTGAGATGAAAGATGGGCTCACAGCACCTTCTCGGGTGCAGGAGCTGGTCTCTGTGATGCAAAAGGAGAAAGATAGTGAGGTTAAAAATGCTGCTGATGTGACAAGGCAGTGGGCTGCTGTTGCAAGCACTATTGCTGCTACAGAGAATAAAGATTGCCTTGATCTTTTTATTCAATTAGATGGACTTTGCTTCATTAATAGATGGTTAAAGGATGCCCAAGATTTTGGGGTTGATGCAAACGACAGCTTCGTTGAAGAATCAATCACTGCAATGTTACGTGCAGTTGAAAAGCTGCATATAGACAGTGAGAAGTCAATGTCTTCAGGAATTCGCATCACTGTAAGTAATCTTCTTGGCCATCATAGTGCTAGGGTTCAGGATAGAGCAAGAACGTTGTTTGACAGCTGGAAGGGAGTTGGAAATGGTGATACTGAATCTCATGATGTGGAACTTGCTAAGGTTGACAATTCAAGTGACAAGATTGTCAGGGAGGAAACACAGCCATCTGCTGCAAATGAAGCTGGCAATGATAATGATCCTGCATCAGGACTAATTGGAAGTGAGAAATCTCTGTTGAAAAGCTCGGATAATTTACCGGTACATAGTTCTGATAATGTGCTCCAGTTATCTGCCAGTGTGGAATGTATTGACATCAAAGTGGGATCGGAAAACCATGTTGCTGGTGTTCCATCTTCTGCTCAAGAAGTTGCTCCCGCTCATGAAGGATTGCCTATATGCACTACAGGTGAGACCACTTCGGCTGGAACCTGTAACTTTCCCATTCCAAATCAAAGCAGTTTTGAAGGACAGTCAGATGTGGTACAGTTAAGTGACTTAGCTAAAGTGGAAAAGCAGGAGCAAAACATTAATGACCCTCCAGAAAAATTAGGAGCACCAGAGATCTGTTCTGTGTCCTCTAATAAGCCAGAGTCTGAGCCTGTTTCCATGGTTGCTTGCGAAGCAAAAGCACCAGAGTCTGTGAAAAACCCAGCTTTAGAGCAAAATGTTGAACACAATGAGGATGATGTTTGTCGTAATTTAACTAATTCTGCTAGTATGAGGACACCTGCATCTGATAGGAGTGGGGAAGATGATGTAACTAGCATTACACAAGTTTTTAAAGCTACAGAAAATGATAATGATTGTTGTTCTAATGCATTGCAGGGCGCATCAGTCAGTGACAGTAACTTGGGAAAGACTGAGGTGTTAGACGTGTCTGTCTTTGGAACAGAATATGTCACAGCATCAAAGGAAGGCAAGGGCCATGAAGAAGATACATCAATTGGTTCTGATTCTAGTAAACCCGGAATAGATTTCAGAAGCTCTAACATAATTGACAAGAGAGGTTCTGACAATGAACTTGACTGTGGCATTGTGGATGCTTTAGAATTTGCTCGAAAAATTGCTCAGGAAGTTAATAGAGAAGTCAGCTGTTCTTCAGAAAAAGTCTCAGAACACAGAATCAGGCAACCATGCAGTCCAGATTCTGTAAGAAAAGAGGACGAGCTCACTCCTGTCCCACCCAAGGAGGTTTCCTCCAGACAAAGCCATGCTACTGAGGCATGTTCAATGGAGGGGCATGTGAGTATTTTAGACAACAATGAGGCTGAGCCGGAATGCAGACCCTATGTGGTGTCCTTAGAGGTGACTGAAAAAGCTCAAGATTCAGGAGGTAATTCAGAGAAACGACTCTGCGGCTTTGATCTCAATGAAGTTGGTGCTGATGATATGGATGTTTCTGTAAATACTATGTCTACCCCAATACCAGTTGTCTCTGCTTCAAGGCCTGCACCAACTCCTGGGTTGACTGGGGCCCCTTTGCAGTTTGAGGGAACACTTGGATGGAAAGGGTCAGCTGCCACCAGTGCCTTTCGACCTGCGTCGCCTCGTAAAAATTGTGATAATGATAGGAATCTTTCTGTTGATATGAACTTTGATACTTCCAAGCAGAGGCAGGATTGGCTTGATTTTGATCTAAATGTGGCTGAGGGTGAAGAAGGCAATGTAAAACCTACTGCTGAATCTTCAGGCAGGCCTTCTGGGCAATCGTCATTTGAATTTAGTCCTAAAAAATCAAGCAGGCTTGAATTTGATTTGAACAGTACCGGTGATGATGGTGACACCCAACCTTCAGATCAAAGAATGGAGGGACAActctttcttggaagaaatggcTGTTGGAGCCCATCCCCTGCATCGTCGTCCTCATCAATGCAGCCATCTGTTAGAAACATTGATTTGAATGACAGGCCGTGCCTTCAAACCGATTTGGTAGACCAGGGCCCCATTAAGTCTGCCCATCTTATCAATGCATTTGGTTCTAAATCATCAAATGCTCCTGTTATCTCTCTTCTGGGTGCCAAGGTAGAAGTTGGTAAAAAAGAATGTGTTCCTCAAAGGTTGTCTTTGCAGAATGGCAAGGCTACTGAACCTGCAATAGAACTAACAATGTCAAGAGCAGGTAGCGTTTTAGGGATGACCCCAACAGTACCCTTCAATCATTCATCTGTTTTTGGCTATAATGGAGTGGCGTCAGCATCAGTGACACCCGCAATGTCTTTTTCATCAGCCATGTACGGATCAGGTGGCACAATTCCATACATGGTGGACTCAAGAGGAGCTCCAGTTGTCCCTCAAGTGGGTGGATCTTCATCAACTGTCCTTTCATCTTACTCTCAGCCACCAATCTTTATGAACATGGCTGGTACACAACTTGGTCTGAATGGATTTGGACCTTCACGTCCTAACTTTGACCTGAACTCTAGCTTCATGATTGAGGGTGGGAATAGAGACACATTGGCTGCAAGGCAATTTTTCTTTCCTGTTCAGGGAAGGGCTGTGGAGGAGCAAGTAAGATCCATGCCGCAACCCTCCAGTTCGGGGGTTAGTGGGAAACGAAAAGAACCAGACAGTGGTTTGGAACCCTACCCATTTATCTACAAAAATCCGCAACCTCCATGGAAGTAG